From one Henriciella marina DSM 19595 genomic stretch:
- the lptM gene encoding LPS translocon maturation chaperone LptM produces the protein MMKPLSAIGLLTLACAGLGGCGVRGDLDRPPPIFSSSPPDEEARQPVSAPVAVAQAPAKSADEAYYNELGGEIPKSDPAADIGESGLGDVSPE, from the coding sequence ATGATGAAACCACTGAGCGCGATCGGCCTTCTTACTCTGGCATGTGCCGGCCTTGGTGGCTGCGGCGTGCGCGGTGATCTTGACCGTCCGCCTCCAATCTTTTCCTCATCGCCGCCAGATGAAGAGGCCCGCCAGCCTGTCTCGGCCCCCGTTGCTGTGGCGCAGGCGCCGGCAAAGTCGGCGGACGAGGCCTATTACAATGAGCTTGGCGGCGAGATCCCGAAATCAGACCCAGCGGCCGATATCGGCGAGTCTGGTCTGGGCGACGTCTCGCCTGAATAG
- the argH gene encoding argininosuccinate lyase, whose amino-acid sequence MQDMVDKPSKGQQMWGGRFAAQPSDIMQSINASIDVDRRMVLQDIAGSRAHADMLAETGIITAEDNEAIQGGLDQVLEEVKAETFPYRVELEDIHMNIEARLKELIGEPAGRLHTARSRNDQVVTGFRLWTRGALGEAAGALTALQRVLLRRASENADTIMPGFTHLQTAQPVTLGHHLLAYVEMAERDKSRLLGAALRANESPLGAAALAGTGFPIDRDMVSEALGFDRPMANSLDAVSARDFALESLAALSIAATHLSRLAEELVLWTSAQFGFARLSDEWSTGSSIMPQKRNPDAAELIRAKSALIAGQFASLQGAVKALPLAYAKDLQDDKRLTFEAFDTFGLCAKAMAGMIDTITFDKDNMRAAAAKGYSTATDLADWLVRELKLPFRDAHHVTGQIVAMAEAEGVGLEALSLNSMQEVEPRLTDAIFSVLSVEASAASRESYGGTAPVRVREQIELWTKRLGVEATT is encoded by the coding sequence ATGCAGGACATGGTAGATAAGCCCTCAAAAGGCCAGCAGATGTGGGGAGGACGCTTTGCCGCGCAACCGTCCGATATCATGCAATCGATCAATGCCTCGATTGATGTGGACCGCCGCATGGTGCTTCAGGACATTGCGGGCAGCCGCGCGCATGCCGACATGCTCGCCGAGACGGGCATCATCACCGCTGAAGACAATGAGGCCATACAGGGCGGTCTCGACCAAGTGCTGGAAGAAGTGAAGGCGGAGACCTTCCCCTACCGGGTCGAGCTTGAAGACATCCACATGAACATCGAGGCGCGCCTGAAGGAGCTGATCGGCGAACCTGCCGGGCGGCTTCATACGGCGCGCTCCCGCAATGATCAGGTCGTGACGGGCTTCCGGCTCTGGACGCGCGGCGCGCTTGGCGAAGCCGCAGGCGCGCTGACGGCGTTGCAGCGGGTCCTGCTTCGCCGTGCCAGCGAAAACGCCGACACGATCATGCCGGGCTTCACCCATTTGCAGACCGCGCAGCCTGTTACCCTCGGCCACCACCTCTTGGCCTATGTCGAGATGGCTGAGCGCGACAAATCGCGGCTGCTGGGCGCGGCCCTCCGCGCCAATGAGTCGCCGCTAGGTGCTGCTGCGCTTGCTGGAACCGGGTTCCCGATCGACCGCGACATGGTGTCCGAGGCGCTCGGCTTTGACCGGCCGATGGCGAACTCGCTCGATGCTGTTTCTGCCCGCGATTTCGCGCTTGAATCGCTGGCGGCGCTCTCGATTGCCGCGACACATCTCTCGCGTCTGGCTGAAGAGCTCGTTCTCTGGACCAGCGCGCAGTTCGGTTTTGCACGGCTGTCGGATGAATGGTCGACCGGCTCCTCCATCATGCCGCAGAAGCGCAATCCGGATGCGGCCGAGCTTATCCGCGCCAAGTCAGCCCTGATCGCAGGACAATTCGCCAGCCTTCAGGGCGCCGTAAAGGCGCTGCCGCTCGCCTATGCGAAGGATCTACAGGACGACAAACGCCTCACCTTCGAGGCCTTCGATACGTTTGGCCTCTGCGCCAAGGCGATGGCGGGCATGATCGACACGATCACTTTCGACAAGGACAATATGCGCGCGGCGGCGGCGAAGGGCTATTCGACGGCGACCGACCTTGCCGACTGGCTTGTGCGTGAACTGAAACTGCCCTTCCGCGATGCACACCACGTCACGGGCCAGATCGTCGCGATGGCAGAGGCAGAGGGGGTCGGCCTGGAGGCGCTTTCGTTAAATTCCATGCAGGAAGTCGAACCGCGTCTTACCGACGCCATCTTTTCCGTGCTAAGCGTCGAAGCATCCGCCGCCAGCCGCGAAAGCTATGGCGGCACCGCACCTGTCCGGGTGCGTGAGCAGATTGAACTTTGGACCAAACGTCTGGGCGTGGAGGCCACAACATGA
- a CDS encoding TlpA family protein disulfide reductase, translated as MSRLVKFGLPALFVIGLVGVSLTLLQATSKGGNADRIAQLATGSLSGLDVSGRGDPASDASFDDPSGSPVTLKDFQGRTILVNFWATWCGPCEREMPSLAALQSMKGDEKFKVVAISVDAEEDRDYARQRLQELTGGVIDFYFAPPERWDIVYDSGARGFPTTVIYDEAGIEIARLAGEANWDSYEAAALIDAVKN; from the coding sequence ATGTCCCGCCTCGTGAAATTTGGTCTTCCGGCACTGTTCGTCATCGGTCTTGTCGGCGTGTCTTTGACATTGCTGCAGGCAACTTCCAAGGGCGGAAATGCCGATCGCATTGCGCAGCTTGCCACAGGCTCGCTATCCGGGCTCGACGTGTCGGGCCGCGGAGACCCTGCATCCGACGCCAGCTTTGATGACCCGTCTGGCAGCCCGGTTACGCTGAAAGACTTCCAGGGCCGTACGATCCTCGTCAATTTCTGGGCGACCTGGTGCGGCCCTTGTGAGCGCGAAATGCCGTCGCTTGCCGCGCTTCAGTCCATGAAGGGCGACGAGAAGTTCAAGGTCGTCGCCATCAGCGTGGATGCAGAAGAGGACCGGGACTATGCCCGCCAGCGCCTGCAGGAACTGACGGGCGGCGTCATCGATTTCTATTTCGCACCGCCCGAGCGCTGGGATATTGTCTATGACAGCGGCGCCCGCGGCTTCCCGACCACAGTCATCTATGACGAGGCGGGCATAGAGATCGCGCGCCTGGCAGGTGAAGCGAACTGGGACTCATATGAAGCCGCCGCCCTGATCGACGCGGTCAAGAATTAG
- a CDS encoding Fe2+-dependent dioxygenase codes for MFFTIPDLLNAEDVDRVRKKASALDWRDGKLTAGRTARQVKSNLQADLSSRAGKGLHDFLFKAVSGHDALKAVARPKRFSRLLLSRTEDEGHYGFHVDNAIMGSGEVNVRTDLSFTLFLSNPDCYEGGALTLSTTAGEFTAKPDAGTLVLYPSGAIHRVEPVTSGSRLACVGWIESRIRRADQRELLADLEALRASFSPKAEQRLVLDKSISNLIRMWAD; via the coding sequence ATGTTCTTTACGATCCCGGACCTGCTCAATGCCGAGGATGTCGACCGCGTGCGCAAGAAGGCGTCCGCGCTCGACTGGCGTGATGGAAAGCTGACGGCTGGACGGACAGCCAGGCAGGTAAAATCCAACCTTCAGGCCGACCTCTCCTCGCGCGCAGGCAAGGGTCTGCATGATTTTCTGTTTAAAGCGGTTTCAGGACATGACGCCCTGAAAGCAGTGGCCCGCCCCAAGCGCTTTTCCCGGTTGCTGCTGAGCCGCACCGAGGACGAGGGCCATTATGGCTTCCATGTCGACAATGCGATCATGGGCTCTGGCGAGGTGAATGTGCGCACGGACCTCTCCTTCACACTCTTTCTGTCCAATCCAGACTGCTATGAAGGCGGCGCGCTGACGCTTTCGACGACCGCAGGCGAGTTCACCGCCAAACCAGATGCCGGAACGCTCGTTCTTTATCCGTCCGGCGCCATCCACCGCGTCGAGCCAGTGACGAGCGGGTCGCGCCTTGCCTGCGTCGGGTGGATTGAAAGCCGTATAAGGCGCGCGGACCAGCGTGAGCTCCTGGCAGACCTCGAAGCCCTGCGCGCGAGCTTTTCGCCCAAGGCGGAGCAACGGCTCGTCCTCGACAAGTCTATTTCGAACCTGATCAGGATGTGGGCCGACTAG
- a CDS encoding esterase-like activity of phytase family protein: MKNILVPSISLMAMGLVACSSGTPVTPASPDAAPWSYESVAGTLGDLSCPNGAAEGFAMSFVMAAEPVELGEDDKVADALTGLSFRAGWALDAPLASFGGLSGLDILPGGDLLAVSDAGALVAIPFDQEALVPRGQATLTYLRNQDGEVLTGKADADAEGLHVRDGAAFVSFERNHRVAAYAFDRCGGNAAAVPIARMGDRPTGLGRSISENSGSEGLVMMDDALLVGIETLTGGKGPIGRVTEAGGISFAGTNWVDAEGAPLVGLDEAGGRLYSLHRAYNPLLRQNTISIRVRSQEGETKTLAFMGAPLALDNFEAIAVMPLASGEDRIFILSDDNFSDNQRTLLYVFETVRD; encoded by the coding sequence ATGAAAAACATCCTCGTGCCTTCCATTTCACTCATGGCGATGGGGCTGGTCGCCTGCAGTTCTGGCACGCCTGTCACCCCGGCCAGTCCCGACGCTGCGCCCTGGAGCTATGAGAGTGTTGCCGGCACGCTTGGAGACCTCTCCTGCCCCAATGGCGCCGCCGAAGGTTTTGCCATGTCCTTCGTCATGGCGGCGGAGCCGGTCGAGCTTGGTGAAGATGACAAGGTCGCAGACGCGCTGACGGGTCTTTCGTTCAGGGCAGGTTGGGCGCTGGACGCGCCGCTCGCCTCGTTTGGTGGCCTTTCAGGCCTTGATATCCTGCCGGGCGGAGATCTGCTGGCTGTCTCTGATGCGGGCGCGCTGGTCGCCATACCGTTCGATCAGGAGGCGCTGGTCCCGCGCGGGCAGGCGACGCTGACCTATCTGCGCAACCAGGATGGCGAGGTGCTGACGGGCAAGGCGGACGCCGATGCCGAGGGTTTGCATGTGCGCGATGGCGCCGCCTTTGTGAGCTTCGAACGCAACCACAGGGTCGCGGCCTATGCCTTCGACCGCTGCGGCGGGAATGCCGCCGCGGTACCGATCGCCCGCATGGGCGACCGGCCAACAGGTCTCGGGCGATCGATAAGCGAGAATTCAGGATCAGAAGGGCTCGTCATGATGGATGATGCGCTTCTCGTCGGCATAGAAACACTGACCGGTGGCAAGGGGCCGATTGGCCGTGTGACCGAAGCGGGTGGTATTTCCTTTGCGGGCACGAACTGGGTGGACGCAGAAGGCGCGCCGCTTGTGGGTCTAGATGAGGCTGGGGGCCGACTCTATAGCCTTCACCGGGCCTATAACCCGCTCTTGCGCCAGAATACGATCTCGATCCGCGTGCGCTCGCAAGAGGGTGAAACAAAGACCCTTGCCTTCATGGGGGCACCGCTGGCCCTCGATAATTTCGAGGCGATTGCGGTCATGCCGCTGGCGTCAGGCGAGGACCGTATCTTTATTCTGTCGGACGACAATTTCAGCGATAATCAGCGGACGCTTCTCTATGTGTTCGAGACGGTGCGAGACTAG
- the cobT gene encoding cobaltochelatase subunit CobT, with product MSNKDDTPLELFKQALAATAKAMSQTRDVETSFVSEAGRIEEGRLVLQSPPRELSPEQAARARGEADALSLRMAHHDASAHAADRPSGEMARQVYEAAERARIESIGANAMDGTAANLDAALAARCEKAGYSRMQDRTDAPIAPAVEFLLREKLTGRKLPAEAEGIASIWRDEVTSRGGNALDELLGQLNDQRAFAKTVQRLIKDLTEGDEAGDEQEDENESESEEESDQQEASSDEPDQGDETEGSSTEEMEAGESDDVEGEETNVSVDADAEADGEEDFDESDEGSKPLRPNYRDGDEKQDFSYRVFSTAHDEIAKAADLCDPEELTRLRAYLDHQLQSLQGAVSKLANRLQRRLMAQQNRSWSFDLEEGVLDTARLTRVITDPTAPLSFKQEEDSEFRDTVVTLLLDNSGSMRGRPIMIAALCADILARTLERCGVKVEILGFTTKAWKGGLAREDWVKANKPAGPGRLNDLRHIVYKSADDPWRRARRNLGLMMREGLLKENIDGEALLWAHNRILARPEQRKIMMVISDGAPVDDSTLSVNVGNYLERHLRQVISEIENRSPVELIAIGIGHDVTRYYRRAVTLVDAEQLGGAITEQLASLFDEEGNLPDQKAMAVQMPRGTGGGQKAASGVSETARGGPRYGSRDVKRTSMQEIARKATKS from the coding sequence ATGTCTAACAAGGACGATACGCCCCTCGAACTGTTCAAGCAGGCACTGGCCGCGACCGCCAAGGCGATGAGCCAGACGCGCGACGTGGAAACGAGCTTTGTCTCAGAGGCTGGCCGTATAGAAGAGGGCCGCCTCGTCCTGCAATCGCCGCCCCGGGAACTTTCGCCCGAACAGGCAGCCCGCGCCCGCGGTGAGGCAGACGCGCTGTCGCTGCGCATGGCCCACCATGATGCCTCTGCGCACGCGGCTGACAGGCCAAGCGGCGAAATGGCCCGCCAGGTCTATGAAGCCGCGGAGCGGGCCCGCATCGAGTCGATCGGCGCCAATGCGATGGACGGCACGGCCGCAAACCTCGACGCGGCGCTGGCAGCCCGGTGTGAAAAGGCAGGTTATAGCCGCATGCAGGACCGCACGGATGCGCCCATCGCGCCGGCGGTCGAGTTCCTGCTGCGTGAAAAGCTGACGGGCCGCAAACTGCCAGCGGAAGCCGAAGGCATCGCCTCGATCTGGCGCGACGAGGTTACCTCGCGCGGGGGCAATGCGCTTGATGAGTTGCTTGGCCAGCTCAACGATCAGCGCGCTTTCGCAAAGACCGTCCAGCGCCTCATCAAGGACCTCACCGAAGGCGATGAGGCTGGCGACGAACAGGAAGACGAAAACGAATCCGAGAGCGAAGAAGAGTCCGATCAGCAGGAAGCCTCCAGCGACGAGCCCGATCAGGGCGATGAAACCGAAGGCTCGTCCACCGAAGAGATGGAAGCTGGCGAAAGCGACGACGTCGAAGGCGAAGAGACCAACGTTTCCGTTGACGCGGATGCTGAGGCTGACGGCGAAGAAGACTTCGACGAGAGCGATGAGGGCTCAAAGCCGCTTCGCCCGAATTATCGCGACGGGGATGAAAAGCAGGACTTCTCCTACCGCGTCTTCAGCACGGCGCATGATGAGATCGCCAAAGCCGCAGACCTGTGCGATCCAGAAGAACTGACGCGGCTGCGCGCCTATCTCGACCATCAGCTCCAGTCCCTGCAGGGCGCTGTCTCGAAGCTTGCCAACAGGCTGCAGCGCCGGCTCATGGCACAGCAGAACCGGTCCTGGTCATTCGATCTTGAAGAGGGCGTGCTGGACACAGCGCGCCTGACGCGCGTGATCACTGATCCGACGGCACCGCTTTCCTTCAAGCAGGAAGAAGACTCCGAGTTTCGCGACACGGTTGTGACGCTGCTCCTGGATAATTCCGGCTCAATGCGTGGCCGCCCGATCATGATTGCGGCGCTCTGTGCCGACATCCTCGCCAGAACGCTTGAGCGCTGCGGTGTGAAGGTCGAGATTCTCGGCTTTACGACCAAGGCCTGGAAGGGCGGGCTCGCCCGTGAGGACTGGGTGAAGGCGAACAAGCCTGCCGGTCCCGGGCGGCTCAATGATCTTCGTCACATCGTCTACAAGTCGGCAGATGATCCGTGGCGCCGCGCGCGGCGTAATCTTGGTCTGATGATGCGAGAAGGCCTCCTGAAGGAAAACATCGATGGCGAGGCCCTGCTCTGGGCGCATAACCGCATCCTCGCCCGGCCCGAACAGCGCAAGATCATGATGGTGATCTCTGACGGGGCGCCGGTTGACGATTCCACGCTCAGCGTGAACGTCGGCAATTATCTTGAGCGGCACTTGCGCCAGGTGATCTCTGAAATAGAGAACCGTAGCCCGGTCGAGCTGATCGCCATCGGCATCGGCCATGATGTGACCCGCTATTATCGGCGTGCCGTAACCCTCGTCGACGCCGAACAGCTGGGCGGAGCCATCACCGAACAACTTGCCAGCCTCTTCGATGAAGAAGGTAATCTGCCTGACCAGAAAGCGATGGCGGTGCAGATGCCGCGTGGCACTGGTGGCGGCCAGAAGGCGGCAAGTGGCGTTTCGGAGACCGCGCGCGGTGGCCCGCGCTATGGCTCGCGGGATGTCAAGCGCACCTCGATGCAGGAAATCGCGCGCAAAGCGACCAAGAGCTGA
- the cobS gene encoding cobaltochelatase subunit CobS, translating to MSLTSDTDVLTELEPTVEIKVRDVFGIDTDMVVHGFETKTEYVPEIDESYRFDPQTTLAILAGFEHNRRVMVQGYHGTGKSTHIEQVAARLNWPMIRINLDSHVSRIDMVGKDAIVLKEGVQVTEFREGILPWALQRPVAITFDEYDAGRPDVMFVIQRVLEASGRLTLLDQNRVISPNPYFRLFATTNTVGLGDTTGLYHGTQQLNQGQMDRWSIVTTLNYLEHDAEVEIVATKATDLDKELLSKMVRLADLTRNAFMNGDISTVMSPRTVITWAENYRIFGDLGHSFRMTFLNKCDELERPLVAEMYQRCFGEELPESALMVRVA from the coding sequence ATGAGCCTGACCAGCGATACCGATGTTCTGACCGAGCTTGAGCCGACCGTAGAGATCAAGGTCCGTGATGTTTTCGGCATCGACACCGACATGGTCGTGCACGGCTTCGAAACGAAGACCGAATACGTGCCGGAGATTGACGAATCCTACCGCTTCGATCCTCAGACAACGCTGGCGATCCTGGCGGGCTTCGAGCACAATCGCCGTGTGATGGTGCAGGGCTATCACGGCACCGGCAAATCGACCCATATCGAGCAGGTTGCGGCGCGGCTTAACTGGCCGATGATCCGCATCAACCTCGACAGCCATGTCAGCCGGATCGACATGGTCGGCAAGGACGCAATCGTGCTGAAAGAAGGCGTTCAGGTCACCGAATTCCGCGAAGGCATCCTGCCTTGGGCGCTGCAACGCCCGGTCGCGATTACCTTTGACGAATACGATGCTGGCCGCCCGGACGTGATGTTCGTGATCCAGCGCGTTCTGGAAGCCTCTGGCCGTCTCACCCTGCTCGACCAGAACCGGGTGATCTCGCCGAACCCGTATTTCCGCCTTTTCGCGACGACCAATACGGTCGGCCTTGGCGATACGACCGGCCTCTATCACGGCACCCAGCAGCTTAACCAGGGCCAGATGGACCGGTGGAGCATCGTCACCACGCTCAACTATCTCGAGCATGATGCCGAAGTGGAGATCGTCGCGACCAAGGCAACCGACCTCGACAAGGAGCTCCTGTCGAAAATGGTGCGCCTTGCAGACCTGACCCGCAACGCTTTCATGAACGGCGATATCTCGACCGTGATGAGCCCGCGCACGGTGATCACCTGGGCAGAGAACTACCGGATCTTCGGCGATCTCGGCCATTCCTTCCGGATGACCTTCCTTAACAAGTGCGACGAACTTGAGCGGCCACTGGTCGCTGAGATGTATCAGCGCTGCTTCGGTGAGGAATTGCCAGAGAGCGCGCTGATGGTGCGCGTCGCCTGA